Proteins from a genomic interval of Bradyrhizobium sp. CCGB01:
- a CDS encoding TetR/AcrR family transcriptional regulator, which produces MAKQAERRAATTEAILTAARRLFGTQGFSATTMDEIADSAGIAKGAVYHHFKTKEAVFEAVFDLVSRDLVAEIDSTARAEKDVLAAMVAGTQHYFAATAKGPTGQIILRDGPAVLGWERWREIDAKHFGGKLPRAIAAAMDAGLIARQPVEPLARLLLGAVTEAAVACAGRADIARAGAEYARAFKSLVEALRLRA; this is translated from the coding sequence ATGGCGAAACAGGCGGAGCGGCGGGCGGCGACGACGGAGGCGATCCTGACCGCGGCGCGCCGCCTGTTCGGGACGCAAGGATTTTCCGCCACCACGATGGACGAGATCGCGGACAGCGCCGGCATCGCCAAGGGCGCGGTCTATCATCACTTCAAGACCAAGGAGGCGGTGTTCGAGGCCGTGTTCGACCTGGTCTCGCGCGACCTCGTTGCCGAGATCGACAGTACCGCGCGCGCAGAGAAGGACGTGCTCGCCGCGATGGTCGCCGGCACCCAGCATTATTTCGCCGCGACCGCGAAAGGTCCGACCGGCCAGATCATCCTGCGCGACGGCCCGGCCGTGCTCGGCTGGGAGCGCTGGCGCGAGATCGACGCCAAGCACTTCGGCGGCAAGCTGCCGCGCGCGATTGCGGCGGCGATGGACGCTGGCCTGATCGCGCGGCAGCCGGTCGAGCCGCTGGCGCGGCTGCTGCTTGGCGCGGTGACGGAGGCGGCGGTTGCCTGCGCCGGGCGCGCGGATATCGCAAGGGCAGGGGCGGAATATGCCCGTGCGTTCAAGTCGCTGGTCGAGGCGCTGCGTCTGCGCGCATGA